A genomic region of Campylobacter corcagiensis contains the following coding sequences:
- a CDS encoding chaperone NapD encodes MNISSMIVYSKLNNLDALIKDIQSIDECEVAASKDGKIVVVSQTKDTNDQIKVFKNLENLKGVDSVSMVYSYEEMDDDKISTQISKMLDDDSDIKDVKYSGDVNIFI; translated from the coding sequence ATGAATATATCAAGTATGATTGTCTACTCAAAACTTAATAATCTAGATGCTCTTATAAAAGATATCCAAAGCATTGATGAGTGTGAAGTTGCAGCTAGTAAAGATGGTAAAATAGTCGTTGTTAGCCAAACTAAAGATACAAATGATCAAATCAAAGTATTTAAAAATTTAGAAAATCTCAAAGGTGTTGATAGCGTAAGTATGGTTTATTCTTACGAAGAGATGGATGATGATAAAATAAGCACTCAGATAAGTAAGATGTTAGATGATGACTCAGACATTAAAGATGTAAAATATAGTGGGGATGTAAATATATTTATTTAA
- the napH gene encoding quinol dehydrogenase ferredoxin subunit NapH has product MRVNLVRRVSQILIIVLFILGNLGILSVLKGNLSSSVFFSFIPLSDPYAVLQIYLASGAISLNAILGAFIIAIFYAFIAPRAFCSWVCPVNLITDFAYFIREKFGYKKDRNILMPSKNLRYYLLILSFILSFLLSRPIFEEISFIGFLQRGLIILNITVISTIFVIFAFEVFISQRGICSKICPLGAFYAVLSKFSFIRVKHRVKNCSKCMDCIVVCPEKQVLNMVGKKDGVVSSECISCGRCVDICKHDALNFSIKKGLL; this is encoded by the coding sequence GTGAGAGTAAATTTAGTAAGAAGAGTTTCACAAATTTTAATTATAGTTTTATTTATATTGGGAAATTTGGGCATTTTAAGTGTCCTAAAAGGAAATCTTAGCAGTTCAGTATTTTTTAGTTTTATACCTTTAAGTGATCCTTATGCGGTACTACAGATATATTTAGCTTCAGGAGCTATTTCTTTAAATGCCATTCTTGGTGCATTTATAATAGCTATATTTTATGCTTTTATTGCACCTAGAGCATTTTGCTCATGGGTTTGCCCTGTAAATCTAATAACAGATTTTGCTTATTTTATAAGAGAAAAGTTTGGATATAAAAAAGATAGAAATATTTTAATGCCTTCTAAGAATTTAAGATATTACCTGCTTATTCTTAGCTTCATTTTAAGTTTTCTTTTATCAAGACCTATATTTGAAGAAATTAGTTTTATTGGATTTTTACAACGTGGACTTATAATTTTAAACATTACTGTAATAAGCACTATTTTTGTTATATTTGCTTTTGAAGTTTTTATAAGCCAAAGGGGGATTTGTTCTAAAATTTGCCCACTTGGTGCATTTTATGCAGTTTTAAGTAAATTTAGCTTTATAAGAGTAAAACACAGAGTAAAAAACTGCTCAAAATGTATGGACTGTATAGTTGTTTGTCCTGAAAAACAGGTCCTTAATATGGTTGGTAAAAAAGATGGTGTAGTAAGTAGCGAGTGTATAAGTTGTGGGCGGTGTGTTGATATATGTAAACATGATGCTCTAAATTTTAGTATTAAAAAAGGACTTTTATGA
- the napG gene encoding ferredoxin-type protein NapG, with the protein MTRREALKGGFKAVTLLTAGSFVWSIATTTPAKARVFLRPPGALKESEFVSRCIKCNLCVEACPFDTLKLSKLGEKISVGTPYFTPREIPCELCVDIPCAVACPTGALDINSLKSNGKLNPENIKMAIAVMDSQNCLAFKGIRCDACYRACPLIDKALFLKYERNDRTGKHAFLLPTVDADYCTGCGKCERACVTEIASIKTLPFEIAFGKMGSNYVIGWQPETDAKLDGVSSEVYTDENLALDYLNTGEL; encoded by the coding sequence ATGACTAGAAGAGAGGCTCTAAAAGGTGGATTTAAGGCAGTAACGCTGTTAACAGCTGGATCTTTTGTGTGGAGTATTGCTACTACAACTCCTGCTAAAGCTAGAGTTTTTTTAAGGCCGCCTGGAGCTCTTAAAGAGAGTGAATTTGTAAGTAGGTGTATAAAGTGTAATCTTTGCGTGGAAGCTTGTCCATTTGATACTTTAAAACTCTCTAAATTAGGAGAGAAAATTTCAGTTGGAACACCTTATTTCACGCCAAGAGAAATTCCTTGCGAACTCTGTGTTGATATCCCTTGTGCTGTTGCTTGTCCAACAGGGGCTTTAGATATTAATAGTTTAAAATCAAACGGAAAACTTAATCCAGAAAATATAAAAATGGCAATAGCGGTAATGGACTCTCAAAACTGCTTGGCATTTAAAGGTATAAGATGTGATGCTTGCTATAGAGCATGTCCATTAATCGATAAGGCTTTGTTTTTAAAATATGAAAGAAATGACAGAACTGGAAAACACGCTTTTTTACTACCAACTGTTGATGCTGATTATTGCACTGGTTGTGGTAAATGTGAAAGAGCGTGTGTTACTGAGATTGCTTCTATAAAAACACTTCCTTTTGAAATAGCCTTTGGTAAAATGGGAAGTAATTATGTTATAGGTTGGCAACCTGAAACAGATGCTAAGTTAGATGGTGTTAGTAGCGAGGTTTACACAGATGAAAATTTAGCTTTGGATTATTTAAATACAGGGGAGCTGTAG
- a CDS encoding WD40 repeat domain-containing protein, whose translation MRNILVFLLFFSLSFSANLVDTVETKHNVLGLNLKDNLLIISTDGGELIVHNMESNSTLIELELKYIETFFGDFVRPRVLSGDIIGKKVMMLGESDFGKKALYFYENDKIEKQELKYEGIKKALFLDENLIVLASMSNEIYFYDINKAKVVSQKKFSTASLSDMEVKNGLIFVGCESGIVYVYDITNDDTTILPLHKDNIYDIEISDNFNIISGGVDKHAVLYVNSKRRIFESEFLVYAVGLNSNGSKAAIMSSEDSDVVVFNTDNLDIISQFNTGQSILNGVKFYGSNLLITSAYEKNIKIWEF comes from the coding sequence ATGAGAAATATTTTAGTTTTTTTACTATTTTTTAGCTTAAGTTTTTCTGCAAATTTAGTTGATACTGTAGAGACTAAACATAATGTTTTGGGGCTAAATTTAAAGGATAATTTGCTAATAATTTCTACTGATGGTGGTGAGCTTATAGTGCATAATATGGAGTCAAATTCCACACTTATAGAGTTAGAGCTTAAATACATTGAGACATTTTTTGGTGATTTTGTACGACCTAGAGTTTTAAGTGGTGATATAATTGGTAAAAAAGTTATGATGCTTGGTGAGAGTGATTTTGGCAAAAAAGCACTATATTTTTATGAAAATGATAAGATTGAAAAACAAGAACTAAAGTATGAAGGTATAAAAAAAGCTCTTTTTTTAGATGAAAATTTAATAGTTTTAGCAAGTATGAGTAATGAAATTTATTTTTACGATATAAATAAAGCTAAAGTAGTATCACAAAAGAAATTTTCAACGGCTTCACTTAGCGATATGGAGGTTAAAAATGGACTTATTTTTGTAGGTTGTGAAAGTGGTATAGTTTATGTTTATGATATAACAAATGACGATACTACTATATTACCCCTTCATAAAGACAATATCTATGATATAGAAATTTCAGATAATTTTAATATTATAAGCGGCGGTGTTGATAAGCACGCAGTACTATATGTAAATTCAAAAAGAAGAATTTTTGAATCTGAATTTTTAGTTTATGCTGTTGGTTTAAATTCTAATGGCTCAAAAGCGGCTATTATGAGTAGTGAAGATAGCGATGTTGTGGTGTTTAATACAGATAATTTAGATATTATAAGTCAATTTAACACAGGTCAAAGTATATTAAATGGAGTTAAATTTTATGGTTCAAATTTGCTTATAACATCTGCTTATGAAAAAAATATAAAAATTTGGGAGTTTTAA
- the queA gene encoding tRNA preQ1(34) S-adenosylmethionine ribosyltransferase-isomerase QueA, which translates to MKPNLNSLDAYDYTLPEHLIATKPADPKESANLLVYKRKTDEISHLKFGDLAEILPPCDIIFNDTKVVKARIYGTKQSGGKVELLLNRPLIEPNFSVYIRGSVKVGSKLKFDDDLEALVTKLNEDGSREVLFSKDGKTLKTLELFEILNKIGHTPLPPYIKRDDTKDDESWYQTIFAKNRGAVAAPTASLHFSPEMLNKLKKTHDIHYLTLHVGAGTFKSVEVDDIREHKMHSEWFDIPKQTAEILNSNKPILGVGTTVTRVVENFARNGILQGECELFLNHLNRPIRQNFLLTNFHLPKSTLIMLVTSFIGYEATMEIYRIAVEKEYKFYSYGDAMLVI; encoded by the coding sequence ATGAAGCCTAATCTAAACTCTTTAGATGCTTATGACTACACTCTTCCAGAACATTTAATAGCTACAAAACCAGCTGATCCTAAAGAGAGTGCAAATTTATTAGTTTACAAACGAAAAACAGATGAAATTTCACACCTTAAATTTGGAGATTTGGCTGAAATTTTGCCACCTTGCGATATTATTTTTAACGATACAAAGGTTGTAAAAGCTAGAATTTACGGCACAAAACAAAGCGGTGGAAAAGTTGAGCTTTTACTAAACCGCCCTTTAATAGAGCCAAATTTTAGCGTATATATAAGAGGTTCTGTCAAGGTTGGAAGCAAGCTTAAATTTGATGATGATCTTGAAGCTTTGGTTACGAAACTAAACGAAGATGGGAGCCGAGAGGTTTTGTTTTCAAAAGATGGCAAAACTCTTAAAACTTTAGAGCTTTTTGAAATTTTAAATAAAATCGGCCATACGCCACTTCCGCCATACATAAAAAGAGATGACACCAAAGATGATGAGAGTTGGTATCAAACTATTTTTGCTAAAAATAGAGGCGCAGTTGCAGCTCCTACTGCATCTTTACACTTTTCGCCTGAAATGTTAAATAAACTTAAAAAAACCCACGATATCCACTATCTAACGCTTCATGTTGGTGCTGGAACATTTAAAAGTGTAGAAGTTGATGACATAAGAGAGCATAAAATGCACTCAGAGTGGTTTGATATACCTAAACAAACAGCTGAAATCTTAAATAGCAATAAGCCCATACTTGGCGTTGGAACAACTGTTACGCGAGTGGTTGAGAATTTTGCTAGAAATGGAATTTTACAAGGCGAGTGTGAGCTTTTTTTAAATCACCTAAATAGACCAATCAGACAAAATTTCTTGCTTACAAATTTTCATCTGCCAAAGTCTACACTTATAATGCTTGTGACATCATTTATCGGCTATGAAGCGACGATGGAAATTTACCGTATAGCCGTAGAAAAAGAGTATAAATTTTACTCTTATGGCGATGCGATGCTAGTCATTTAA
- the hemW gene encoding radical SAM family heme chaperone HemW, which translates to MHIYIHIPFCQSKCPYCAFGSSSDEFNLTKSYFDALEFEIKNAKFSQISTVFIGGGTPSAVNAKFYTKIFDILKPYLKKRAEITTEANPNSANLTWLKAMRTLGVNRVSFGAQSFDDKKLKLLGRIHSANTTKIAIKNAKKAGFKNINVDIMYSTKFDTKKLLKFEVDNLANLGISHISAYSLILENNTPFSGKSNYEKDSPALAKFLFKELEKAGFKQYEIANFGRPCKHNLAYWSGEKYMGFGAYAVGFNGKKRAYSPKSIEEYIKNPLLKSYENLTMNDIKTEKIFLGLRSKIGFSAKLLNENELKNAKILTSHKKLIYKNSKFYNPNFLLTDEITLFILEN; encoded by the coding sequence TTGCACATCTATATACACATTCCATTTTGCCAAAGTAAATGCCCTTATTGCGCTTTTGGTTCAAGTAGTGATGAATTTAACCTTACTAAAAGCTACTTTGATGCTTTAGAATTTGAGATAAAAAATGCTAAATTTAGCCAAATTTCTACGGTATTTATAGGTGGTGGTACTCCAAGTGCTGTAAATGCAAAGTTTTATACTAAAATTTTTGATATTTTAAAACCATACCTTAAAAAAAGAGCTGAGATAACAACTGAAGCCAACCCAAACTCAGCAAATTTAACATGGCTTAAAGCTATGCGTACTCTTGGTGTAAATAGAGTAAGTTTTGGAGCTCAAAGCTTTGATGATAAAAAGCTTAAACTTTTAGGGAGAATCCACTCAGCAAACACGACAAAAATAGCTATAAAAAATGCTAAAAAAGCTGGATTTAAAAATATAAATGTTGATATTATGTATTCAACTAAATTTGACACTAAAAAGCTACTTAAATTTGAAGTTGATAATTTAGCAAATTTAGGAATTTCACATATCAGCGCTTACTCTTTAATACTTGAAAATAACACCCCTTTTAGTGGTAAATCAAACTATGAAAAAGATAGCCCTGCGTTAGCCAAATTTCTTTTTAAAGAGCTTGAAAAAGCTGGATTTAAACAGTATGAAATAGCAAATTTTGGTCGTCCTTGTAAACATAACCTTGCTTACTGGAGCGGTGAAAAATATATGGGTTTTGGTGCGTATGCGGTTGGTTTTAATGGCAAAAAAAGAGCATATTCTCCTAAAAGCATAGAAGAGTACATAAAAAATCCACTTTTAAAAAGTTATGAAAATTTAACTATGAATGATATAAAAACAGAAAAAATTTTCCTAGGACTTAGATCAAAGATAGGATTTAGTGCTAAACTACTTAACGAAAATGAACTAAAAAACGCTAAAATTTTAACTAGTCACAAAAAACTTATCTATAAAAATTCAAAATTTTATAACCCAAATTTTTTACTTACTGATGAGATAACGCTCTTTATCCTTGAAAATTAG
- a CDS encoding HobA family DNA replication regulator translates to MKDLYKWSLERIRKDTFMSTWMEDRREEWTPLVASKVKFMLQGSSFIFFCDEQRRWFEKYALQNINARENERPLVPFFSLRAVASNLDYINTKESIELLNDMLTLAFPNGYMFFYVGRGSHPLAKVAKSSENSYMWLIDEHSENAFYLDSQDENLDIKLIQLFKLFDSSVSAALFDEVTL, encoded by the coding sequence ATGAAAGATCTCTATAAGTGGAGTTTGGAGCGTATTAGAAAAGATACTTTTATGTCCACTTGGATGGAAGATAGAAGAGAAGAGTGGACACCTTTAGTTGCTTCAAAAGTTAAATTTATGCTTCAAGGAAGTAGCTTTATCTTTTTTTGTGATGAACAGAGGCGTTGGTTTGAGAAATACGCTCTTCAAAATATAAACGCCAGAGAGAACGAACGACCGCTTGTGCCGTTTTTTTCACTTCGTGCAGTTGCTTCAAATTTAGATTATATAAATACCAAAGAGAGCATTGAACTACTAAATGATATGTTAACTCTTGCTTTTCCAAATGGATATATGTTTTTTTATGTAGGAAGAGGTAGCCATCCTTTAGCAAAAGTAGCAAAAAGTAGCGAAAATAGCTATATGTGGCTTATTGATGAGCATAGTGAGAATGCATTTTACCTTGATAGTCAAGATGAAAATTTAGATATAAAGCTCATCCAGCTTTTTAAGCTTTTTGATAGTAGCGTAAGTGCTGCACTTTTTGATGAGGTTACGCTTTGA
- a CDS encoding aspartate kinase produces the protein MLIVQKYGGTSVGTLERIDEVAKRVIKTKDAGNDVVVIVSAMSGVTNKLIEYAEYFDKNPSEREYDMLLSAGERVTSSLLAIALTAKGYPSVAFSGRQAGIKTDDFHTKSKIEVIDPVAIQNALKDGKIVVVAGFQGVNKNGDVTTLGRGGSDLSAVAIAGALKADLCEIYTDVDGVYTTDPRIEPKAKKLDKVSYDEMLELASLGAKVLLNRSVELAKKLNINLVTRSSFNEHEGTLITGENSMEGVIISGIALDRNQARVGIRDIEDKPGVAAKIFKKLSQKEINVDMIIQNVGKNGVANLSFTVPQNELDKAVSALNNLGENLNVESDSDIVKVSIVGIGMKSHSGIASTAFETLANNGINIQMISTSEIRISVIVDAKYGELAVRLFHDAYGLNA, from the coding sequence ATGCTTATAGTTCAAAAATATGGTGGCACGAGTGTTGGTACACTTGAAAGGATAGATGAAGTTGCTAAAAGGGTTATTAAAACAAAAGATGCTGGTAATGATGTAGTAGTTATCGTTTCAGCAATGAGTGGAGTAACAAATAAGCTTATTGAATATGCTGAGTATTTCGATAAAAACCCAAGCGAAAGAGAGTATGATATGCTTTTAAGTGCTGGAGAGAGAGTTACAAGTTCACTCTTAGCCATTGCCCTAACAGCTAAAGGCTATCCATCAGTTGCATTTAGCGGAAGACAAGCTGGTATTAAAACTGATGATTTTCATACAAAATCAAAGATTGAGGTCATAGATCCAGTAGCAATCCAAAATGCTTTAAAAGATGGTAAAATTGTAGTTGTTGCGGGATTTCAAGGTGTAAATAAAAATGGAGATGTTACGACTTTAGGTCGTGGTGGGAGTGACTTGTCAGCTGTAGCTATAGCTGGAGCTTTAAAAGCAGATCTTTGTGAAATTTATACCGATGTGGATGGGGTTTACACAACTGATCCAAGAATTGAACCAAAGGCTAAAAAGCTAGATAAAGTAAGTTATGATGAGATGCTAGAACTAGCTAGTCTTGGTGCAAAAGTTTTGCTAAATCGCTCAGTTGAACTAGCAAAAAAACTAAACATCAATCTAGTAACAAGAAGTAGCTTCAATGAACACGAAGGAACATTAATAACAGGAGAAAATTCAATGGAAGGCGTTATAATAAGCGGTATAGCCTTAGATAGAAATCAAGCAAGAGTAGGCATTAGAGATATTGAAGATAAACCAGGTGTGGCGGCTAAAATTTTTAAAAAACTATCTCAAAAAGAGATAAATGTTGATATGATTATCCAAAATGTTGGCAAAAACGGAGTTGCTAATTTAAGCTTTACAGTTCCACAAAATGAACTAGATAAAGCTGTAAGTGCACTTAATAATTTAGGTGAGAATTTAAATGTTGAAAGCGATAGCGATATAGTTAAAGTTTCTATTGTTGGAATTGGTATGAAAAGCCATAGTGGCATTGCTAGTACAGCGTTTGAAACTTTAGCAAATAATGGCATAAATATCCAAATGATATCAACGAGTGAGATAAGAATTTCAGTTATTGTTGATGCAAAATATGGCGAATTAGCAGTAAGATTATTTCATGATGCGTATGGATTAAATGCATAA
- a CDS encoding RNA pyrophosphohydrolase, with amino-acid sequence MEAKNYRPNVAAVILSSKYPFECRVMVAKRTDVKDAWQFPQGGIDEGETPLIALFRELKEEIGTNKIKIIAEYPEWISYDYPAEVIAKKKPKFDGQMQRYFLVRIDDEKSIDLDVKDPEFCAYKFVSIDEAIDSITPFKKDVYVRVLGYFKEKGFI; translated from the coding sequence ATGGAAGCTAAAAACTACAGACCAAATGTTGCTGCTGTGATTTTATCCTCTAAGTATCCTTTTGAGTGTAGGGTTATGGTTGCAAAAAGAACAGATGTCAAAGATGCTTGGCAGTTTCCACAAGGTGGGATTGATGAGGGCGAGACACCACTTATTGCACTTTTTAGGGAGCTAAAAGAGGAGATTGGTACAAATAAAATCAAAATTATCGCTGAGTATCCAGAGTGGATAAGTTATGACTATCCAGCTGAAGTAATCGCTAAGAAAAAGCCTAAATTTGATGGTCAAATGCAGCGCTATTTTTTAGTTCGTATAGATGATGAAAAAAGTATTGATTTGGATGTAAAAGATCCGGAATTTTGTGCTTATAAATTTGTAAGCATAGATGAAGCTATTGATAGCATAACGCCTTTTAAAAAAGATGTTTATGTGAGAGTTTTAGGGTATTTTAAAGAGAAGGGGTTTATTTAG
- a CDS encoding nitrate reductase cytochrome c-type subunit, producing MKFIKSLAMLSTLLSFAVAGTFVDDSEIGLRKISVKDENSVTLRDVNYSAQPAGLSTRFDRAFENAPPMIPHDLDGLLPITTELNMCTTCHLPEFANDVGSTPVPKSHLVDLRSGEDNEGVLDGSRYNCVQCHTPQAKVNIAIQNNFKPEFFYKDGNSSSNLMDILNEGVK from the coding sequence ATGAAATTTATAAAATCATTAGCAATGTTATCTACTCTTTTGTCTTTTGCGGTTGCTGGGACATTTGTTGATGATAGTGAGATTGGGCTTAGAAAAATAAGTGTTAAAGATGAAAATAGTGTTACGCTTAGAGATGTAAATTATTCAGCACAGCCTGCTGGACTTTCTACTAGGTTTGATAGGGCTTTTGAAAATGCTCCTCCAATGATTCCACATGATTTAGATGGCTTACTGCCAATAACTACTGAGTTAAATATGTGTACAACCTGTCATCTTCCTGAATTTGCAAATGATGTTGGTTCAACTCCAGTTCCAAAATCTCATCTTGTAGACTTAAGAAGCGGGGAGGATAATGAAGGCGTGTTAGATGGCTCTAGATATAACTGCGTTCAGTGTCATACGCCTCAAGCAAAAGTTAATATAGCTATACAAAATAACTTTAAACCTGAATTTTTCTATAAAGACGGAAATTCAAGTTCAAATTTAATGGATATATTAAACGAAGGTGTTAAGTAA
- the tatC gene encoding twin-arginine translocase subunit TatC, with translation MFEEITPHIVELRKRLVISALALIVGFVICFFFWEPLFDFLLKPLLKILPQNSEVIFTHPAEAFFTAMKVSFFAGFLLTLPIIFWQFWLFVAPGLYDNEKKYVLPFVISATIMFIIGCAFCYILVLPTAFNFLINFGGGENMVAMPRIGEYVGFFIKLMLAFGISFELPIVTFFLALLGLITDKSLKDFFRYAIVLIFVFAAVMTPPDILSQFLLAVPLIVLYVGSIYIAKIINPYKDIDDDEA, from the coding sequence ATGTTTGAAGAGATAACCCCACACATCGTTGAACTTAGAAAGCGTTTAGTTATTTCAGCTTTAGCTCTTATTGTTGGTTTTGTAATCTGCTTTTTCTTCTGGGAGCCACTTTTTGATTTTTTATTAAAACCACTTCTTAAAATTTTGCCACAAAATAGCGAAGTTATTTTTACTCACCCAGCTGAAGCATTTTTTACCGCTATGAAGGTGTCATTCTTTGCTGGATTTTTACTAACCTTACCAATTATATTTTGGCAATTTTGGCTCTTTGTCGCACCAGGACTATATGATAATGAGAAAAAATATGTCCTACCATTTGTAATAAGTGCAACCATAATGTTTATTATAGGGTGTGCGTTTTGCTATATTTTAGTTTTGCCAACAGCGTTTAACTTTTTGATAAATTTTGGTGGTGGCGAAAATATGGTAGCTATGCCTAGAATAGGCGAATATGTAGGGTTTTTTATCAAACTAATGCTGGCTTTTGGCATAAGTTTTGAACTACCAATAGTTACATTTTTTCTAGCACTTTTAGGACTTATAACTGATAAAAGCTTAAAAGATTTCTTTAGATACGCTATTGTACTTATATTTGTTTTTGCTGCTGTTATGACTCCACCTGATATATTAAGTCAGTTTTTGCTTGCAGTTCCGTTAATAGTTTTATATGTCGGATCTATTTATATAGCTAAGATTATAAATCCTTATAAGGATATAGACGATGATGAAGCCTAA
- a CDS encoding DNA polymerase III subunit delta', with the protein MNKIIISNNFDSVKAEILSQNKNSKFYENSEILIDDARSAIDEAYIAENSLKTIVLMGQKFRTEAQNALLLVLEDSPKNIEFILVGGSKSLFLPTIRSRLAIINRLEKVEIPKIDLNFKKLTLHDINTFLKEKVALEKKGDLSKEELLNLVHSVVKTSILQGVKFNTSELEYINKLFVLANLNTKARAILTPLLLMIGDKR; encoded by the coding sequence TTGAATAAAATCATCATATCAAACAATTTTGATAGCGTAAAAGCTGAAATTTTATCTCAAAATAAAAACAGCAAATTTTATGAAAATAGTGAAATTTTAATAGATGATGCAAGATCAGCAATTGATGAAGCATATATTGCTGAAAATTCTTTAAAAACCATAGTTTTAATGGGTCAAAAATTTAGAACAGAAGCTCAAAACGCTCTTCTTTTAGTGCTTGAAGATAGCCCTAAAAATATAGAATTTATCCTAGTTGGCGGATCAAAATCACTCTTTTTGCCTACGATTCGCTCTCGTTTGGCTATCATAAATCGCTTAGAAAAGGTAGAAATTCCTAAAATAGATCTAAATTTTAAAAAACTAACCCTTCACGATATTAACACTTTTTTAAAGGAAAAAGTTGCTTTGGAAAAAAAAGGCGATTTAAGCAAAGAAGAGCTTTTAAATTTAGTTCACTCTGTAGTAAAAACAAGCATTTTACAAGGCGTAAAATTTAACACAAGTGAGCTAGAGTACATAAATAAACTATTTGTTTTAGCAAATCTAAATACAAAAGCTAGAGCTATTTTAACGCCGCTTCTTTTAATGATAGGAGATAAAAGATGA
- a CDS encoding 4Fe-4S ferredoxin, with the protein MFFDRKIFIHPPYFSGEFSCKNCKAPCVSSCKRGLLKFEDSVIKFEVSDLGCNFCEDCALACKEIRKNTLNLEFKYTINAKALISVNSCLAWNGVICYNCQDSCRYGAIDYLGVFRPIVNDRCVGCGECLSACFKNSVSLKVKK; encoded by the coding sequence GTGTTTTTTGATAGGAAGATATTTATCCATCCTCCATATTTTAGTGGAGAATTTAGTTGCAAGAACTGCAAAGCACCTTGTGTTAGTTCCTGTAAAAGAGGGCTTTTAAAATTTGAAGACTCAGTAATTAAATTTGAAGTTTCGGATTTGGGTTGTAATTTCTGCGAAGATTGTGCTTTGGCGTGTAAAGAGATCAGAAAAAATACTTTAAATTTAGAGTTTAAATACACTATTAATGCAAAAGCTTTGATTAGTGTAAACTCATGTCTTGCTTGGAATGGCGTGATTTGCTATAACTGTCAGGACTCTTGTAGATATGGAGCTATTGATTATTTAGGAGTTTTTAGACCAATCGTAAATGATAGATGTGTAGGATGTGGCGAGTGTTTATCAGCTTGCTTTAAAAACTCAGTTAGTTTAAAGGTTAAAAAATGA
- the tatB gene encoding Sec-independent protein translocase protein TatB produces MFGMSFPEILVIAVIAVIALGPEKLPKTMVEIAKYLKLLKKTVNDAKASFDQEVRIAELKEDAKKYKDSISKTTQGVRKKLTFEELEDIKNSVNDIKSSTKSNLADIKKAVSNPTQLAKDKLTNSAKNFISSENKPENNAQESKTEISQDEKGQSDV; encoded by the coding sequence ATGTTTGGAATGAGTTTTCCCGAAATTCTTGTTATCGCTGTTATAGCCGTTATAGCTTTGGGGCCTGAAAAGCTTCCAAAAACGATGGTTGAGATAGCAAAATACCTAAAACTTCTAAAAAAAACAGTAAATGACGCAAAAGCTAGTTTTGATCAAGAAGTAAGGATTGCTGAACTTAAAGAAGATGCTAAAAAATACAAAGACAGCATATCTAAAACCACCCAAGGGGTTAGAAAAAAGCTAACTTTTGAAGAGCTTGAAGATATAAAAAATAGCGTAAATGACATAAAATCAAGCACTAAATCAAATCTAGCTGATATTAAAAAAGCTGTTAGTAACCCAACACAACTTGCCAAAGATAAACTCACTAATAGTGCTAAGAATTTCATAAGTAGCGAAAATAAACCTGAGAATAACGCCCAAGAGAGCAAAACTGAAATTTCACAAGACGAAAAAGGACAAAGCGATGTTTGA